In Streptobacillus ratti, the genomic window TGAAGAGTGGCAACAGTTTGTCGACCGTGACGTCACGCCGCGCTTTCGCGACGGGCTGACGGTGTTTGATGCCCACGGCCAGTGGCTTGGCCAGAATGGTCAGGTGGTGCGGGAGCAGAGCAAGGCGCTGATGGTGATCCATGGGCATGACGCGCAGAGCGAGGCGGGGATTGAGGCTCTGCGCCAGGGCTATAAATCAAGCATCGCG contains:
- a CDS encoding DUF3574 domain-containing protein — encoded protein: SSTSAPKPGVCPADKSMVQTTLYFGLSRPAGKDITAEEWQQFVDRDVTPRFRDGLTVFDAHGQWLGQNGQVVREQSKALMVIHGHDAQSEAGIEALRQGYKSSIA